The nucleotide sequence TCTAAAGTAGTCTGAATTCTTCTGATAGTTATTTATCTCCAATCGTTTTTTTTCGATTGATTCGAGGTGCGCTTCCTTTTCTTTTAACAATTTGTGAAAAAGCGGAAGCATGCGTTCGTGCAACTTATCCATGGGATCCTTTAAAAAGAACCCGGCGGCACCTTGTTCCATGAGGCGGGCTTCATCCCGCTCATTTTTTAGATTTCCGGTGATCACAATGACCGGAATTAAAGGATTATATTCTTTTCCAATCTCAATGACGTCAAAGGCGTCAAAGCCGTTCAAGTTGAAATCGCAAAGAATAAAATCGGGGACATAAGATTTTAGTGCATTGATTAACGATAATTTACCGTCTGCAAATCGTATTTCTGGCTCTTTACAAAGCTTTGTAAGCTGCCTCTGTAATAAAACTGAGTCAGATACCATATCTTCGACCACCAAAAAGATCAATTTTTTTTCTATAGTTTCCAAACGATCAGGTATTTATGTGATACACAACTGTTTTTAGGTAGGAAAAGATACGTATAAAAGCTTAATTATTATCGCCCTAATTCACTAATCAAACCATTGGTTCCACGGAATTCTGCTTAACATTAAAATAAGCGCGATGGTATAGAAGATTGCCAAGGCCTTAAATTTTGTGTTGGAAACCAGTTTCTTTTTATGTTTAGAGTACCCTATAGTGATGAACACAACCGTTAGTAACATCACAAGCGGGTGCTCAACGGCATATAATCTGAACAGCGAATTGCCCATAACTTCAGACATTCCGTTATTGGTTATGTTCTGAAGGCCTAAAGGAGATATAAAGTAGATCACCAGACCAATTAAAAATTGGATGTGAGTTACTATTAGCGCAAAAAGTGCAATTCGGAAGTCTTTTGGTGCATACTCACGTTTGGTAAAGTATCCCGCGAGGGAGTTTAAGGTCGCTATGAGTACAACTAAGACAACCAGATAGGCCCAATAAGAATGAAGAATTTGAACGGTTTGATACATGGCAGACGATTTTTTGGTGGTCTTTCAAAGGTAGGAATTATTTAAAAACAAAAAAGCCGTTTCAACAGATGAAACGGCTTTTCAGTAAAAAAAATTTATTCTTAGAAATCTAATCGTAAGCTTGCGTTATAGGTTCTTCCTACTCCTAAGTAGTACCCAAATGCATCGGCTTGATTAATGTAAGGTGTATTCCAAAGATTATAAACATTCCCTCTAAATGTCATACGCTGGCTTCCTAGGGTAAATTTATAGGTAAGACCTGCATCCATCAAGGTATAGGCCGGTAGCCGCTCTGCTTGGTAACGTTCTCCCATTTGAGCTGCGACGATAACATCTTCAGGGTCTACAAAACCATATAGGTCTGTATAGATATTGTAATCTCCGTCGACAGTGAGTCCATCACACAATTTAATAGACAGTCCTACTCCAAAGGAAGTTTGAGGTGCATTCCCTACTTTGGTACCTGTAAGGTCTAACATTCCATCGGTTACAATGAAAGCTCCGGTATCGTCATTTTGCTGAGTGAAAGGAGTTTCTCCTTCGTATTTCCAGTTTCCAATAGATCCGTATCCTCTTAATTTATATGCACGGGAATCGGGACGATATGCAAATTCAAATTCTAATCCCTGATGAACCTGAGTAATATCTGTAAATCTGTTGGTAACCGGAACTTCAGAATTAGGATCTGCCGGATCTGTTAAAATTCGATCTCCAATAGCCAGGAATCTGTTACCCCATTCGGTGCGATAGACATCCACATTAATTCTTAAATTAGAATTTTCGAATCGGTATCCTCCTTCTAAGCCCGTTATTTCTTCGTTATCGACCTCGGGAGAATTCAATTCGTTAGATCCTCGAACATCTCTGAAGATATTATCCAAAAAGGGCTGACGAGAGAATACTCCTGCATTTGCAAAAATGGAATGCTCATCGGTAATATTAAATGAAGCCCCTCCTTTTACATTATATCCGAACTTACTCACTTTTTCCGATTTTCCGCGATTAGCCGGGTCTGAATCAAATCGTTCTTCTCTCTGAAATGACTGTGATGAAGCAGCTCCCTGAGCGAATACGGAGAATTTATCTGTGGCGTATTCAACCTGAGCGTTTCCACCAATATAGTTGATGTCTTCAGAATAGTCGTAAGCAACCCTATCTCCTTCCTCGGCAAAATCGAACAAAGATTTCCATGGATTGGCTTCAAATTCGTTCATATAGATCTGGCCATCTTCAAATCCCCGAAGTCCTAGCAGGTCATTTACTTGTCTAAAGTGATCTCCGTGATATAATCTACCGTCAACTCCCACATTAATAGACCAGTTCTCACTTGCCTCTAACGAGAGATTTGAAAGCATTCCGTACCAGTTATGGTTGTTCACAGAGGCACGTCGAATTCTCGTATCGTCGAAACTTCCTATTCCATTTTCGGCGGCAGCGATATTATTTGCAACAGTTTGGTCGAAATCGATCTCCCCATTACTCATTCTTACTCTTGATCCTCTACCCAACATGCCGGTTCCACCTCCACGTCCCCATGAAGCGTATAACACAGTAGAAAGATCGGTGTTTTCATTGATATTAAAATCCCAGTTCAGGTTAGCTACCGGTTTGTGGTAATAGTTTCTTCTCTCTGTATAGCGCTCGCCATCTAAGAAACCGGTATTTGAATTATACTTTTCACCATACTGTTCGTACGTTTCCAGGCTGTTTGAAAAGTTTTGATCGTGCCATTGTGGGGCACCGGTGATCAAGAAGTTGAATGAATGTATATCATTTGGCTTGTACCCAACAGAAAACAAATAATTCTGTCCTTGTCCGGCCGTACCAATGGCATATTTTCTGTGAGCCTGCCAATGATCGACGAGCACCGAAAATGCCCATCCGCTGTCGCTAAGTCCTGTATCATAGCTTGCTGTACCTTTGAAATAGCTGTCATTTCCTGCCAGAAAACGCACAAAACCACCTTCCTTCTTGTCTGTGGTCTTTGATATGATGTTTACCGTTCCTCCTACAGACGAAATGGCAAGTTTAGAGGATCCAAGCCCTCTTTGTATCTGGATAGCATTGGCTACATCGGCCATCCCCGCCCAGTTAGACCAGAATATTCTACCATCTTCCACACTATTAATTGGTTGTCCATTAAGCAGGAAAGCAGTATTTACATCGCTAAATCCTCTAAGAAAGATCTGGCTGTCTCCAAAACCACCGGATTGATTAGCGACATATATAGACGGAGTATTTTTCATGGCTTCAGTAAATTCTACATTACCCACTGCCTTAGACTGAATCTCCTGAGCCGTTACTGTAGATACAGCAACAGGAGTTTGTCTGTCTTCCGCAAGATCAATAACTCCTGTACCTACCACGACAACCTCTCCTAAGGTTGCAGCATCGGCCTCCATATTGATCGACCCAAGATTAGCAGTTCCGTTGGATAAAGTAAAGGATACTACTCTTGTGGTATACCCTAAATAAGTAATTGTAATACTTCCGGAATTATTACTGACCCGTAATGAAAAATTACCGTCAAAATCTGTTATAGTACCGTTGTTCGTTCCGGTCTCTACAACATTGGCACTAGGTAATGGCCCTCCCAGATCGGAGTCCATAAGTTTTCCTGATACCGTTCCTTGTGAAAAAGCTGTTAATCCAGCTAATAAAAAAACACATAGTAAAAGTTTCTTCATAGTTTAATGTTTAGATTGTTTGTAGTTGCAAAATTACTCCGAATATGAAGTAAAAGATGAATCTTATATTAAAAAACTATTAATATTTATTCACACTTAAAATTAAGAGGAATTATTATAATAGGCTGATTGTCTGTTATTTACTTAATAACAGATTTATTAACAATTCTAATTTGTTAAATGCTAAAAGGAAATACAGTCTAACTGTGTTCGCAGGGGTGCGATAAACTCAAAATATGCGGGTTGTATTTCGGCTGGTAATGGCTTAGATAAGGGAAGGTCTTCTTTAAACGGATCAACTTGTTTCCCGTTTTTCCAGAACCGATAGCACACGTGTGGTCCGCCTGTGTTTCCGGTCATTCCAATCCATCCAATTACGTCACCTTGTTGTACATAATCCCCCACTTTAACCTTGCGCCGCTGCATATGAAGGTATTGGGTTTCGTAGGTTGCGTTATGTTTAATCTTTACATAATTTCCGTTTCCACCGCGACGTTCAGATTTGGTTACAATTCCGTCTGAAGTGGCTAATATAGGTGTCCCAATTGGCGCTGCAAAGTCGGTGCCCTTATGAGGTCGCAGTTTATAACCGTAATATTTAATTCGTCGTTTAAGATTATATCTTGACGAGATCCGGCTGAATTTTACCGGTGCTTTTAGAAATGCACGCCGTAAATTATTGGCCTCTTCATCATAATAATCGGATACCTTATTAATAGAATCTGCCTCAAAGTTAAATGCATATAGAGGTTTGCCGCGATGTTCAAAATACGCGGCCTTTATTTCGTCTAATCCGGCCGGAATCGTATCGCTTATATATTTCTGAGTGTAAACTACTTTAAATCGATCTCCTGGTTGAAGATGGAAAAAATTCACCGTCCAGGCGTAGATCTTCGCCAATCTGTCGGTCATTAACGGACTCAAATTATTCTCCTCCATGGTTTCTGAAAGTGAACTTGTTATGATCCCTGAAGCTACCCGTTCTTCAAAGCGAACGGGTTTTTTATTATTATAGCAATTTACTGTATCCCTTAGATCGACCACAGCATAATCTACTTTGTTCTTTTCATAAATAAATACCTGAGTGGTGTTCGTGCTATCCTTTGCATTGAGAAGCACATAAGGTTTTCCAACTACGATCCTCCGAACATCAAAACTATCTTTGAACTTATTGGCTACTTCAAAAATTTTATCCTGAGTCACTCCATTGCCATCCAGAATGGCTCCAAAGGTATCCCCGGGACGAATGGTATCGCGAACAACATTAAAATCATTAAGGACATATCCATATTCCTCAACAATTATTGGGGCTTCAACGATCTCTTCTTCAATAATGTCATCTTTTGCGGTCTCACAGCCTATGATCATTAAGGCAGGCAACCATAAAAAAAGTAGTTTCTTCAAGCTCTATAGGTCTTTTTCGGTGTTAAACGTATGGGTCACCCACTCGCGACCCCAGTTATCCAGTTCAATTTGGGTCCAAAGATTAGGAAAAAAATGCACTTTCTGAAAGCTTGGTGGTAAAAATTGTTTCCAGTTGGTTCCTCCGGTGGCTTCTATTTGTTTCCCGTCTTTGTTTAAATATCTGTGTGCGGCTCCCATATGCATTAGAAGCCAGTTTACATTAACGTTAACGTCCAATTTCCTCAATTCTTTTATCAACAACTCATTATTCTTTTCAGATTCGGGTAATTGCAGGTATTTATGGTATAATGTATTCTGAAAAACATCTTTGGCAATTCGTATAAAGCGTGGTGTATAGCGGTATTCGAATTGTTTTAAGGTAAGGGTTTTCTCTTTGGTCTCCAGATCGATACCCCCGTGTTTCCAATACGTATTTTCGAACAATTCTTCAATACTGTTTTTTTCTGAAAAATTCTCACGCACTGAAGCATGCACCAGATGCTCTAAAGGAGTTGCATAAATTTCTATCATTCTGAATTGCGCCGACTGAAAGCCGCTCGCCGGCAATAACGACATCCTGAATTTTAAAAACTGATCGTACTCCATCCCTTTTATCATTACATCGAATGAATTGATCATGATCCTGAAATACCGGTTGATACGTTCCACCTTTTTTCTGAAAAAATCGGCCTGTTGTAGTTTGTCATCTATGATTTGCTTCATTTCGCTAATCACCATCTTAAAATACAATTCGGTAATTTGATGATAGGAGATAAAGATCTCCTCATCGGGAAAATGCGTACGTGTAATTTGTAGGCTTAACAAGGTGTCGAGATGAATATAATCCCAGTAGGTGAGGTATTTATCGTATAAGAGTCCGTCTAAATAGGAGTTGAGATCCTGGCCCGAATTCTTAAATTTTTCTTCAAGCTGTGCTATTTGTTCAATCGTTTTTGGATCGGGCTTCATGAATACTAATCTACAATAATTTTAAATGAATGTTGTAGTCCACGAAACTGGGTTAACGTAGCTTTTAACGAACCTACTGCCAGATCTGCTTTTATAAGTAAAGGAATCTTGTTCTCATCATCACTTACCCAAACGGTAAGACTTTCCTTTTCTTTAAACACCCGTCCGGCTTGTACATAAGGTCGAAAAACAAGACAACGTACTTTTCCGAATTCGGTATCCAGGGTTTCCCTACCCAAGAATTTAAGTCGGAATTTAAAATTTTCCTTATCGAAGAACATATCGAGGTCCATGGTTTCCCCCGTCTTAATCTCCGATACATCGAGGTGGTTTCTCAGGTAATAAAATGCCGAAACCATATCCTGAGCGTTCTTGGGAAAATCGACTACTTCGGTAGTGTTGTGCTTTTTGTTATTAATGGTGGCTTTATTGGTCTTATGGTTGAAATCGATCTGAATATCCTTGGTATGTCCGCCCTCATCGATCTTTCTAATAAATCGATACGGAATATCCTTTTCTTTATCGATATAGGATTGGTAATAATCTTCCACATTAAAAAACCATTTGGACATTCCCACCGTTCGTCCTTCCCCCTTTACATGATACACTTCCCTGCCGTTAAGCACGGTATTATCCACCTGTAATGTCGCATAGCCTGCAGTAATAAACCCGTAATGCACGCGGAATTTAAACCATTCGCCGTCTCCATAGGCTCTTTTTTGTGCCGAAATCGTCGACACCTGCAGTAGTATTAAAAGCACCAATAGCTTTTTCATAGTTTCGGGGTATTATTGTTCGTTGTACTAAATACAACTACTGTTCCAAAAATGGAAACTCCACCATAAGACGATGGAGTTTCCATATCGTTACAGTGTAACCTACAAGGTACCTCTTGCTGCTTGTTCTCGTTCTATGGACTCAAACAGCGCCTTAAAGTTCCCTGCACCGAAGCCCCGGGCCCCCATGCGTTGTATGATCTCAAAAAAGAGTGTAGGCCTGTCTTCCAATGGTTTGGTAAAGATCTGTAATAAATAGCCTTCCTCATCGGCATCTACCAGGATCGATAACTTCTGCAGTTCTTTGATATCTTCCTTCATGGTATCCATATGTGTTCCCAGTCTGCGTGGAATATCATCGTAATAGGCCTGTGGTGGTGGCGGAAGGAATTCGACTCCCCGTGCCTTTAACTGACTAATGGTTTCCAAGATATCGTCTGTAGCCAGAGCGAGGTGCTGAACCCCGGGTCCTTCATAAAAATCGAGATATTCTTCGATCTGTGACCGTTTAATTCCCTTTGCCGGTTCGTTAATAGGAAACTTAATTCGACCGTTCCCGTTACTCATCACCTTACTCATTAAGGCCGAATACTCGGTATGGATCTGCTTGTCGTCAAAAGACAGAAAATTCACAAATCCCATCACGTCCTCGTACCATTTTACCCAGGTGTTCATCTCACCCCAGCCCACATTTCCTACCATGTGGTCTACATATTTAAGGCCGGTTGGCTTGGGATTATAATCAGATTTCCATTCCCTGAAACCGGGTAAGAACACTCCTTTGTAGTTCTTACGCTCCACGAACATATGTACGGTCTCACCGTAGGTATAGATCCCTGCTCTCACAACTTCGCCGTGGTCGTCTTTTTCCACTACGGGCTCCATATACGATTTTGCTCCGCGTTTGGTGGTCTCTTCGTAAGCACTACGGGCATCATCCACCCACAATGCGATCACCTTCACCCCATCCCCGTGTTTTACAATATGATCGTTAATGGGTGATTTACTGTTAAGGGGAGTTGTAAGCACGATACGGATCTTATCCTGTTTCAAAACATAACTCACCGAATCCTTTGAACCTGTTTCCAATCCCTTGTATGCATAGGATTGAAAGCCGAAGGCCGTTTTATAGAAGTGTGCCGATTGTTTTGCGTTTCCAACATAGAATTCCACATAGTCGGTGCCCAATAGCGGCAGAAAGTCTTCTGCTCCTTCAAATATTTTCTCGAGACCGTAGTCTACCGATTTTAATTCCTTACTCATAATGTCAATAATTTAATTAGCTTATTCCGCTTGTTTTGTAGTGCTAACTATTTTAGTTAAAATCTTTATTCTATATTAAAATTTAACGAATTCGCTCATGTACTAATTCGCTAATTATTCTAGCCCTGATGGTAGCGGCATCCTCTGAAGTAGTCGTAAAGCGAGCTTCGCTCTGCTTTATCGGCACTACAGAGATACAGCGGACAGCAGGAAACAGCTCCTAAAAAAAATTATTCGAGCCAGGATTGATAGTAGCTGTCATCTGCGATCTTTAAGGCCTCTTCTGTGACTTGAAGCGGTTTAAAGGTATCTACCATTACGGCAAGTTCGTCAGTTTTTACTTTACCGATACTTCGCTCTGTAGCTCCGGGATGCGGTCCGTGCGGTATTCCGGCGGGATGCAATGAAATATGCCCGGCATCCACATCATTTCGGCTCATAAAATCTCCATCTACATAGTACAGCACCTCATCACTATCGATATTACTGTGATTGTAAGGTGCCGGAATGCTCAACGGGTGATAATCGTACACCCGAGGTACAAAACTACACACCACGAAGGCATCGGTTTCAAATGTTTGATGCACCGGTGGGGGTTGGTGAATGCGCCCGGTTATGGGTTCGAAATCGTGAATGGAAAAAGCGTACGGATAGTTAAATCCGTCGTACCCCACCACATCGAATGGATGTGTGGCATATACCATTTCGAAGATCTCGTCCTGTTTTTTCACTTTGATTATGAAATCCCCTTTTTCGTCGTGAGTATCTAGCTCCATAGGTTTACGGATATCCCGTTCGCAATACGGAGAATGCTCGAGCAATTGTCCGAACCAATTTCTGTAGCGTTTTGGGGTGTAAATAGGTCTTCGGGATTCAACAATAAAAAGCCTGTTGTCTTCGGTATCGAATTCCATTTGATAAATGATTCCGCGGGGTACAAGAAGATAATCTCCATATTTAAAGTCGAGATTTCCAAGATGGGTTCTCAATTTTCCGGTTCCCTTATGAACAAAAATGAGTTCGTCGGCATCCGTATTTTTATAGAAATAGTCGGTTTGAGATGTTTTAGGAGCAGCCAAAATTATACTGCAATCGCTATTGGTGAGCACTGTCTTCCGGCTGTCTAGATAATCATTTTCAGGTTTTACCTGAAATCCTCTAAACCGATACGACTGCATATTGTTGGCCTTCGCGATCTTAGGTGCCACATTGTACTGTTTCTTTATTTCTTTAACCTGCGTAGGGCGGTGTTCGTGATATATATTGCTGTACATCCCGTCAAAGCCAATGGTCCCAAAGAGTTGTTCGGCATATAGACTCCCATCCGGCTTTCGAAACTGCGTATGACGCTTGGGGGGAATTTTACCTAAAGTGTGATAAAAAGGCATTTGTTATTAGTTTTTGAATAATTGTGTTATTGAGTTTTATGATCTCGCCACAGAATTTAATGTCGTGACACCCAATTACCTTATGTCTTACAAATATCTGAAAAATTACGCAGCTTTTGGATTAAGATTATGCTAAAACCACGATTCTCTATGTGATTACCAATTAGCGCGAAAAAGACAGACCTCCCCCGAATGTATGTTGTAAATCCGATCTCTTCAAAGGAGCGGTAATTTTTAAAGAGGTCAATTTAGAATCGAAATCCTGCGGTGACGTACCATTCCCCGGCATCCAGTTGTGGAGAATAAGAATATTTTATCTCAACGGGACCGAGAAAGGTTTCAAGACCATAGCCCACGGCGAAACCGCTGTAATCTACACCATCGATCCACTGGCTGGTGGTAAAGAGGTCGTCACCTATGTTCGCAATGTTCCCTGCCAGTGTAATATGATTCTTATTGTAGATCTCATAGTCTAGTGTTAGCACTGTCATTAAATACGTATCCCCACGTAAACTAAGGGCTTCATATCCATAAAACGGCACGATATTATTGATTTGTTTAAATCCGTAGCCCCCCGCGAAGAAATCGAGAGACCGGGTTTCATTTCCTCCTATCTTAAAACCCCCTTCTGTAGTGAGGTACGCAGCGAATTTTGGAAATAATTTTTGGGCATATCCTACTTTGGCTTTTGAAATTGAAAATTGGTCAAAATCTTTATTTTTCCCGTTGGCAAAAAGATACAAATGGAAATCACCTTCAAAAAAGATGCCTTCGCTAGGGAAAAAACTGTGATCTAGCGTATCATAACGAAGATATCCGTAGGTGCTGAAGTAATTCGTACTCTCAAAAATGGTTCTCGGGTTGTTATTCTCGTCTATACCGATGGTTTCTGAAAGGTATCGCAGCCATTTGTGTTCGACTCCCATTCCCAGTAGGAATGTTCTTCTAAAAAGAGTTTCCACATAGATCTGATTGGTAAGATCACCATATTTTAAATCAATCTGATTAAGTTGCGTATTGTCATCGACAACCGATTCCGGTTCGATAAATCCAACCGGTACATTTTTATCGAAAAAACTAAAATTTGAATTTAGCCCAACGCTCCAGTAATAGCCCTTATCGATATAGTAATTGAAATTATAGCGAATGTTATCCCCCACGATAAAGTCGAAAGCGGCAATATCGTTGTTGGTAAAAATACGTTTTCGGGTGATATTGATATTTGCAGCAGATTTATAGAGATCGTCATAATGTGCCCCGAGCCGCAATAACATTTTGGCGTCATTTTCCCGCAATCGAAATTTTACGCTATAAAATCCATCCTCATCTGCAAAGAATCGATAATTGATATCCTGAAAATTTCCGGTTGCAGACAGGTTATTTACTCCTTCGCTAAATTCTTCATAGGTTATGTCTGCAGGAATTTTAAGTTTCAGTTTTCCAAGCACATAGGAACGTGTGTATTTTTCGTTCCCTTCAATTTCAACTTCAGTAATATAGAGTTGATCATTGGTTTGAAAACTAACCTTTTTTCTTTCTGAAGGCAGTTGCCTTCCGGCAATTTCGGTAAGGATATCCAGTTTGGATTCGGCTTCATTTACCCCTGCCTCTATGATCTTTCTACCCTCATTAAAAGAAACTACGGTAAAGTCATCAATATTGGGTTGAATATAGACATCGGTACGGTTGCGTTTTTCGACCATATCATTTATGGTTCTGTAGTTATTGATCTGTACCAGCACATCGAATGCCGATTTAAGTTTCTTCCGGCTTCGCAGACTATCCTGAACATCCACGCCAATTACAATATCTGCGCCCATCGCACGCACCTCATCCACCGGATAATTATTTACCACACCCCCGTCAATAAGCAAGGAATCGTTAATGATCACGGGGCTAAAGATCGTAGGTAGTGCCCCACTTGCGGTGATGGCTCTGGGAAGATACCCCTTGTTTAATATTACTGCCTTTCCTGTCTCGGCATTGGTGGCGACACAAAAGAACGGGATGGGCAATTTGTTAAAATCGGAAATCGTATTGACATGGGCCGTAAGCTTGGAAAGCAGATTATACACATTTTGCCCCTTTGAGAGTCCGGAAGGAAAACTTATCTGAAATTTATCGAAAGGGAGGGTGATGGCATATTTTTCTGAAGC is from Constantimarinum furrinae and encodes:
- a CDS encoding homogentisate 1,2-dioxygenase codes for the protein MPFYHTLGKIPPKRHTQFRKPDGSLYAEQLFGTIGFDGMYSNIYHEHRPTQVKEIKKQYNVAPKIAKANNMQSYRFRGFQVKPENDYLDSRKTVLTNSDCSIILAAPKTSQTDYFYKNTDADELIFVHKGTGKLRTHLGNLDFKYGDYLLVPRGIIYQMEFDTEDNRLFIVESRRPIYTPKRYRNWFGQLLEHSPYCERDIRKPMELDTHDEKGDFIIKVKKQDEIFEMVYATHPFDVVGYDGFNYPYAFSIHDFEPITGRIHQPPPVHQTFETDAFVVCSFVPRVYDYHPLSIPAPYNHSNIDSDEVLYYVDGDFMSRNDVDAGHISLHPAGIPHGPHPGATERSIGKVKTDELAVMVDTFKPLQVTEEALKIADDSYYQSWLE
- a CDS encoding DUF3108 domain-containing protein, producing MKKLLVLLILLQVSTISAQKRAYGDGEWFKFRVHYGFITAGYATLQVDNTVLNGREVYHVKGEGRTVGMSKWFFNVEDYYQSYIDKEKDIPYRFIRKIDEGGHTKDIQIDFNHKTNKATINNKKHNTTEVVDFPKNAQDMVSAFYYLRNHLDVSEIKTGETMDLDMFFDKENFKFRLKFLGRETLDTEFGKVRCLVFRPYVQAGRVFKEKESLTVWVSDDENKIPLLIKADLAVGSLKATLTQFRGLQHSFKIIVD
- a CDS encoding response regulator gives rise to the protein METIEKKLIFLVVEDMVSDSVLLQRQLTKLCKEPEIRFADGKLSLINALKSYVPDFILCDFNLNGFDAFDVIEIGKEYNPLIPVIVITGNLKNERDEARLMEQGAAGFFLKDPMDKLHERMLPLFHKLLKEKEAHLESIEKKRLEINNYQKNSDYFREYGKKGKKKSGFINYLKRIFLR
- the hppD gene encoding 4-hydroxyphenylpyruvate dioxygenase, translated to MSKELKSVDYGLEKIFEGAEDFLPLLGTDYVEFYVGNAKQSAHFYKTAFGFQSYAYKGLETGSKDSVSYVLKQDKIRIVLTTPLNSKSPINDHIVKHGDGVKVIALWVDDARSAYEETTKRGAKSYMEPVVEKDDHGEVVRAGIYTYGETVHMFVERKNYKGVFLPGFREWKSDYNPKPTGLKYVDHMVGNVGWGEMNTWVKWYEDVMGFVNFLSFDDKQIHTEYSALMSKVMSNGNGRIKFPINEPAKGIKRSQIEEYLDFYEGPGVQHLALATDDILETISQLKARGVEFLPPPPQAYYDDIPRRLGTHMDTMKEDIKELQKLSILVDADEEGYLLQIFTKPLEDRPTLFFEIIQRMGARGFGAGNFKALFESIEREQAARGTL
- a CDS encoding patatin-like phospholipase family protein, with amino-acid sequence MKYIGTILFLLIPVLGFTQEPQQEDLKVGLVLSGGGAKGLAHIGALKVIEDSGIRVDYIGGTSMGAIIGALYASGYSARQLDSIFNELDFNTLIQDDIPRSAKTFFEKDASEKYAITLPFDKFQISFPSGLSKGQNVYNLLSKLTAHVNTISDFNKLPIPFFCVATNAETGKAVILNKGYLPRAITASGALPTIFSPVIINDSLLIDGGVVNNYPVDEVRAMGADIVIGVDVQDSLRSRKKLKSAFDVLVQINNYRTINDMVEKRNRTDVYIQPNIDDFTVVSFNEGRKIIEAGVNEAESKLDILTEIAGRQLPSERKKVSFQTNDQLYITEVEIEGNEKYTRSYVLGKLKLKIPADITYEEFSEGVNNLSATGNFQDINYRFFADEDGFYSVKFRLRENDAKMLLRLGAHYDDLYKSAANINITRKRIFTNNDIAAFDFIVGDNIRYNFNYYIDKGYYWSVGLNSNFSFFDKNVPVGFIEPESVVDDNTQLNQIDLKYGDLTNQIYVETLFRRTFLLGMGVEHKWLRYLSETIGIDENNNPRTIFESTNYFSTYGYLRYDTLDHSFFPSEGIFFEGDFHLYLFANGKNKDFDQFSISKAKVGYAQKLFPKFAAYLTTEGGFKIGGNETRSLDFFAGGYGFKQINNIVPFYGYEALSLRGDTYLMTVLTLDYEIYNKNHITLAGNIANIGDDLFTTSQWIDGVDYSGFAVGYGLETFLGPVEIKYSYSPQLDAGEWYVTAGFRF
- a CDS encoding tryptophan 2,3-dioxygenase family protein, with product MKPDPKTIEQIAQLEEKFKNSGQDLNSYLDGLLYDKYLTYWDYIHLDTLLSLQITRTHFPDEEIFISYHQITELYFKMVISEMKQIIDDKLQQADFFRKKVERINRYFRIMINSFDVMIKGMEYDQFLKFRMSLLPASGFQSAQFRMIEIYATPLEHLVHASVRENFSEKNSIEELFENTYWKHGGIDLETKEKTLTLKQFEYRYTPRFIRIAKDVFQNTLYHKYLQLPESEKNNELLIKELRKLDVNVNVNWLLMHMGAAHRYLNKDGKQIEATGGTNWKQFLPPSFQKVHFFPNLWTQIELDNWGREWVTHTFNTEKDL
- a CDS encoding M23 family metallopeptidase — its product is MKKLLFLWLPALMIIGCETAKDDIIEEEIVEAPIIVEEYGYVLNDFNVVRDTIRPGDTFGAILDGNGVTQDKIFEVANKFKDSFDVRRIVVGKPYVLLNAKDSTNTTQVFIYEKNKVDYAVVDLRDTVNCYNNKKPVRFEERVASGIITSSLSETMEENNLSPLMTDRLAKIYAWTVNFFHLQPGDRFKVVYTQKYISDTIPAGLDEIKAAYFEHRGKPLYAFNFEADSINKVSDYYDEEANNLRRAFLKAPVKFSRISSRYNLKRRIKYYGYKLRPHKGTDFAAPIGTPILATSDGIVTKSERRGGNGNYVKIKHNATYETQYLHMQRRKVKVGDYVQQGDVIGWIGMTGNTGGPHVCYRFWKNGKQVDPFKEDLPLSKPLPAEIQPAYFEFIAPLRTQLDCISF
- a CDS encoding TonB-dependent receptor — translated: MKKLLLCVFLLAGLTAFSQGTVSGKLMDSDLGGPLPSANVVETGTNNGTITDFDGNFSLRVSNNSGSITITYLGYTTRVVSFTLSNGTANLGSINMEADAATLGEVVVVGTGVIDLAEDRQTPVAVSTVTAQEIQSKAVGNVEFTEAMKNTPSIYVANQSGGFGDSQIFLRGFSDVNTAFLLNGQPINSVEDGRIFWSNWAGMADVANAIQIQRGLGSSKLAISSVGGTVNIISKTTDKKEGGFVRFLAGNDSYFKGTASYDTGLSDSGWAFSVLVDHWQAHRKYAIGTAGQGQNYLFSVGYKPNDIHSFNFLITGAPQWHDQNFSNSLETYEQYGEKYNSNTGFLDGERYTERRNYYHKPVANLNWDFNINENTDLSTVLYASWGRGGGTGMLGRGSRVRMSNGEIDFDQTVANNIAAAENGIGSFDDTRIRRASVNNHNWYGMLSNLSLEASENWSINVGVDGRLYHGDHFRQVNDLLGLRGFEDGQIYMNEFEANPWKSLFDFAEEGDRVAYDYSEDINYIGGNAQVEYATDKFSVFAQGAASSQSFQREERFDSDPANRGKSEKVSKFGYNVKGGASFNITDEHSIFANAGVFSRQPFLDNIFRDVRGSNELNSPEVDNEEITGLEGGYRFENSNLRINVDVYRTEWGNRFLAIGDRILTDPADPNSEVPVTNRFTDITQVHQGLEFEFAYRPDSRAYKLRGYGSIGNWKYEGETPFTQQNDDTGAFIVTDGMLDLTGTKVGNAPQTSFGVGLSIKLCDGLTVDGDYNIYTDLYGFVDPEDVIVAAQMGERYQAERLPAYTLMDAGLTYKFTLGSQRMTFRGNVYNLWNTPYINQADAFGYYLGVGRTYNASLRLDF